The genomic DNA cagatgaacaccgccaccaccgtcaaGCGCAGTGGGTGGAAACCGGACAGCAAACACCCAAACCGTACACACCTTATGCCGCTGTACCGCGTGCTTTCGGACGTGTATCGTTAGCGAAACGTGCGTTCGCGCTACCAAATGCACGCACTAGAGCCGTCAAAAACCACGCGCTTGCTGCGACGATccgcgttgctgctgctgttgccgcgatggtgttgttgttgttctcctGTTCGCTTTTTCCCGCAGTCCGAGAACAAAGGGAATCTGTCAGGACTAGGGCGAGTACACGAGAGGTGTAGCGCACCGGTGGttgggagagggagagaacgAGAGCAATGCTTGCGAGAAAGAGATGAGGCGTGTTTGTTAAGTGAACCGTCAGTTTAGTCAGCGTAAAGCGCGTCACTCCCCCGATCGGcacttgctgttgctgctgttgttgttgctgctactgctgctggtggtgcttgcgttgctgctgttgctgtttatGATGTTGGTGTCACTTATGCTATTGCTACGCTCCCTGCTGCTACCGTCAGCAGGATTCTACTAAAGATGACCACGATGCTGGATGGTGctgggcaaacaaacaacatcgaCAACAAAACACATGGAGACGGCGCGagaaagtagaagaagaaaacacgcgctctcacacacgcacacccgcTCTCTCACACATCTACGGCTGTGTGGTCGCGAAGCGAAAAGCAACGGGATTCAAGCCCCCTTCGGTTGAAAGCGTTTCACAATTTAATGGCTTACGGGCGTCGAAGTGATGCTGGACCGCGTGGTTTTCCGTGGTTGGGATGTCGCGCTTAACCGTAcgcgaggaaaaacaaaccgatgTGTCTTTTTTCAATTTGTAGTATTAGTAGCGCCGCACAATAAATACTATGACTAGACACGCTGATGTTGctcctgttgttgttgctgctgctgctgcctcttGGTTACGACACAccgaaaacagaaaacgaCCCCTACTGCGGTGTAGGTGCACGGATGACGATCACTGCATTAAAATACACACCCAAAATGTTCCTTTCCTGTGAGCTCTTGTTGTCTTGTTTCTAttgttgcacaaaaaaacaatggaCAAAACGCACTGCAAACACACGTCGCACTGCGACTAACGCGCTCGGTATGGGAATAATAAAAGCCCGTGTGCTTTCTCGCCTGCAGTAAACCTATCGCTCTGGGAACCATCGGGAACGATTTGCAAGCGTTGCGGCTGtgcgagacagagagagagtgtgtgtgtgtgcaagcggTGCGCTTGAATGAAAGAGCGCACACGAGAGAGTGGATCGATAAACAGCGGGAATATAGAAGCTCTCCCAAAACGTCAATACAAGCGCGTCTTCCCGGGTTCTTGTTGATGTTTTCGTTGCGTGCGCGATGCTGCTGCACACAGCTGGGCATGTTgacaaaagggaaagaaagagCGCAAGCATGATGGCAAGCGATGACTTCAGCGGTGATGTAAGCCTCTCAGCTGTTTGCGAAAGCGAGATGGGCGAAAAGGTCGCTACGGTAACGCAGCGCTTGCGAGAACGGGAAGCAGCACAtagaaaaggaacaaaaacacgGGCTTTGTTTTTCCAAACAATCGAACTCGCATCCCGGACCGGGAGTGGGAGCAGTTGCTCTTTCTGGCCAATTCTCTCTCCCGTTGTTGACGGGATTCTCCGCTGTCAGCGTAAAGGaagttggtttttgtttcattttctacGTGTGGTAGGCATCTCCCTCACGCTCGTCCCgtatgcagcagcaacaaaaacaactgcTTCCGAAACATCTGACATCTGTCAACCGATGCATTTTCGGTGAGCGCGTCAGCAACCCGTTTTGCTCAATCTCGGcggatgttttgtttgctgtgcgttgtccttttttcttccttgcgTACATCAGCGATCTTGCTATGAAGCTCGTTGGGACTGTAACTGTCGTAGATTAATTATTGTAcactaatttaaatttatgtctCTTGTAAATCGGAATTCGCACTgaagaacaaatttaaaaaatagaaatctAACAAACCAACGGTAGTTTGACTTCAATCCGAAACGAATGCTTTGGTACGATTATGTGGAACTATCAATTGTCTACGAATACGCAAGCATTTATTATTTCAACCtagattttcaatttcaaattcgCACATTCCTTGTGAATGAGAAAACCATCAAACAACATTCTAAAGGAGTTTGAAGATGCATAAACGGTCATCTTCAACCGTTCATAAAGAAAGGAAATGCAACTGTGCATATCATTTGCATCAGATTGTGGAAAGAGTacgaaaagaagaaggagcagAGCGGGAAGaagacataaaacaaaacaacaactgaCAGCTGCAGCGAGCAAACGTCAACAAGCGGGCTTCGAAAgagtaaaaaataataattggaAATGCAGAAATCTGGAGTGTTTCCAGAGTAAATTATAGCTAGAACTAGTATTATGTAGTGTTAGTTAAAGCGATTCCCTAAAGCAATGAGTGTCGACGAGTTGGATAAATCGATTCGGCAATACAAAGATCAGGTAGGATGAATTGAATGACTAAAACCCCTTTAATGTTTACCAAGTTTCGATAGTACAATAAACCTTGTTCTTTCTGTTTTAGCTTGATCAGATTGCACAAGCTCTACAGCGCACCACCGATGCAGATGAGCGGAAAGAATTGAATAAACTGAAGCAAGATCTGATTGAACTGCTGGAGCTAACGCTAGAAACGCTCGAGCCTACTAGCGATGAAGACTCCGCAACGAGCCCTGCGAACGATAATGGAGCTTCAACAGCTACAGCAACAACGGCCGATTGTATGGATGATGAATTTGCACTCTTTATGCAAGAGATTAAAGAACTTCCTGCCGAACCAAAAGAAGCTGCTTGCGAGGAAGCCAAAGCAACACCGCCGGTCACAGAATCCCATGATGAATTAGATTTTGACGGTTTGATTGGCAGCAAGTGTTCGGCGCCACATTTGCACAGCTGGGGCTCAACCGCATACCATAATGCGATGGTATGTAGCCTCGATACTTCCGATCTGGCCGATGCCACCGCCAAGGTGCTCTTCACTAACCCCACCCATCGGGAGATGATACCCTGCGCATACTTTCTCGAAGGAGAGTGTCGTTTCGCAGATGACAAATGCCACTACTCACACGGGGAAGTGGTCCGACTGGACGAGTTACGCGACTACCGGGAACCACAGTTTGAAAGACTGCGCCAAAAAGGTAGCCGAGCGCTGGTAAAACAATCCTCACGACTCTGGTGCAAGGGTACCGTGCTGGAGGTGGATTTTAATGAAAAGCGATGTAAAATACGCTTAGAGGAAGGCAAACGTGAACAAGCGGACGTGCCGTTTGAAGATCTTTTACCACTCGATGACGATGCGCACGATTCGCCACGAGAGAGCGCTTCTGATGACGATTCTAGTGACGAGGAGGCGGACGAAGAAGCGCTCCGGAAGGCTCAGCTGGTGGAGAAAAGTCTCTTTCAACCGGCACCCGATCGACGGTTAGGCGAATGGGAGGAACACACGCGTGGCATCGGAtcgaaaattatgcaaaaaatGGGTTACATCGTTGGAACGGGGCTCGGTCGGGAGGGTGAAGGAATTGTGTTACCGGTCAGTGCCCAGGTGCTGCCGCAGGGTCGTTCGCTCGATTACTGCATGGAGCTGCGCGAACAGGCTAACGGTGATAAGGATCTGTTCAGTGTGGAGAAAAAGCTTGTCCAGCTCAAGAGACAGCAGGAAAAACGGGATGCCAAGGATTATGAGCGTCGGGCCAAAGCGGACAAAGCAAAGGATGTGTTCAGCTTCATCAACGAGCAGGTGTTTAGTGGTGGGCAAAGCTCGAAATCAAAACCATCGGCCCGGCATGGTGAGCTAACGAGACACGATCTCAAGGAACATTCGTCCAAAAACTTGAACATTGCTAGCCTGAAACTATCGGAAGAGATACGCCGAACGGAGGCCGATGTGGAACGGCTTAAGATAGCGCTAACACGACACAAGGCAGGAACGCCGGCGTCAGACAATCTGCGTC from Anopheles stephensi strain Indian chromosome 2, UCI_ANSTEP_V1.0, whole genome shotgun sequence includes the following:
- the LOC118504360 gene encoding zinc finger CCCH-type with G patch domain-containing protein, which gives rise to MSVDELDKSIRQYKDQLDQIAQALQRTTDADERKELNKLKQDLIELLELTLETLEPTSDEDSATSPANDNGASTATATTADCMDDEFALFMQEIKELPAEPKEAACEEAKATPPVTESHDELDFDGLIGSKCSAPHLHSWGSTAYHNAMVCSLDTSDLADATAKVLFTNPTHREMIPCAYFLEGECRFADDKCHYSHGEVVRLDELRDYREPQFERLRQKGSRALVKQSSRLWCKGTVLEVDFNEKRCKIRLEEGKREQADVPFEDLLPLDDDAHDSPRESASDDDSSDEEADEEALRKAQLVEKSLFQPAPDRRLGEWEEHTRGIGSKIMQKMGYIVGTGLGREGEGIVLPVSAQVLPQGRSLDYCMELREQANGDKDLFSVEKKLVQLKRQQEKRDAKDYERRAKADKAKDVFSFINEQVFSGGQSSKSKPSARHGELTRHDLKEHSSKNLNIASLKLSEEIRRTEADVERLKIALTRHKAGTPASDNLRRQIDAKRAEISRMQASEYNISKEQQLRTDKKKLTIF